A region from the Aphis gossypii isolate Hap1 chromosome 1, ASM2018417v2, whole genome shotgun sequence genome encodes:
- the LOC114123227 gene encoding RING-type E3 ubiquitin-protein ligase PPIL2 encodes MGKRQHQKDKMYLTYTEWSTLYGGKRPGIEKPKFARLPFDHCCLSLVAFKTPYCDPDGNIFEYEALLEYIKQFKHNPVTGKPIELKKLIKLNFHRNAAGEYHCPVLFKALTKHSHIVAIKTTGNVFSYEAIDQLNIKTKNWKDLLTDEPFLRKDMITLQDPTNLTKFNIAKFYHVVKKIKVVDPDEEAQSKDPEGRLKSVSKTTRDILDTLDRDYKEPEKRVVEVAQKPDKLNTAHYSTGRVAASFTSTAMVPVLEHESAIIEENEIRFERIKKKGYVRLTTNYGPLNLELFCKEVPKTCENFIKLCQKDYYNGTKFHRSIRNFMVQGGDPTGTGKGGESYWGQPFEDEFKQNLNHSGRGILSMANSGPDTNKSQFFITYRSCKHLDNKHTVFGRIVGGFETLNAIEEVEVDNKDRPITDINILQTHVFVDPFQEVDDKIAEERQEALINTPGTSIASTVRTEENKISSVAIPGVKLKTFKSGVGKYINPSALQKNKIENDELPNKKKKVVGYDFHGFNNW; translated from the exons aTGGGTAAGAGACAGCATCAGAAGGataaaat GTACCTTACGTACACAGAATGGTCTACACTGTATGGTGGAAAAAGACCAGGCATTGAAAAGCCAAAATTTGCACGATTACCGTTTGATCATTGTTGTCTATCACTTGTCGCTTTCAAGACACCATACTGTGACCCTGatggtaatatttttgaatatgaaGCATTACttgaatacataaaacaatttaaacacaacCCAGTGACAGGAAag ccTATtgagttgaaaaaattaattaaattgaatttccaTCGTAACGCAGCAGGAGAGTATCATTGTCCAGTCTTATTCAAAGCCTTAACTAAACATTCACATATTGTAGCAATTAAAACAACCGGAAATGTTTTTTCGTACGag gcTATAGATCAATtgaacattaaaacaaaaaactggAAAGATCTTTTAACAGATGAACCGTTCTTGCGTAAAGATATGATTACTCTTCAAGATCCaactaatttaacaaaatttaacatcgcaaaattttatcatgttgtaaaaaaaattaaagttgtaGATCCtg atgaaGAAGCACAATCTAAAGACCCAGAAGGGCGTTTAAAATCAGTGTCGAAAACTACAAGAGATATATTGGATACTTTGGATCGAGATTACAAGGAACCAGAAAAAAGAGTTGTAGAAGTAGCACAAAAacctgataaattaaatact GCTCATTACTCTACTGGTCGTGTAGCTGCTAGCTTTACATCGACCGCAATGGTTCCAGTATTGGAACATGAATCAGCTATTATAGAAGAGAATGAAATCCGATTtgaacgtataaaaaaaaagg GTTATGTTCGATTAACTACTAATTATGGACCATTAAATTTGGAACTATTTTGTAAAGAAGTACCTAAAACAtgtgaaaattttataaaactttgtcAAAAAGATTATTACAATGGTACAAAATTCCATCGATCTATTCGTAATTTTATGGTTCAGGGAGGTGATCCAACAGGTACCGGTAAAGGTGGTGAATCATATTGGGGACAGCCTTTTGAAGatgaatttaaacaaaatttaaatcactctGGTCGAGGAATATTATCCATGGCTAATTCTGGTCCTGATACAAATAAATCACAATT ttttattacataCCGTTCATGTAAACATTTGGACAACAAACATACAGTGTTTGGACGTATAGTAGGAGGTTTTGAAACGCTTAATGCAATTGAAGAAGTCGAAGTGGATAATAAAGATCGGCCAATtactgatattaatatattgcaaACTCATGTATTTGTTGATCCATTTCAAGAAGTTGATGATAAg atTGCAGAAGAAAGGCAAGAGgcattaataaatacaccTGGAACTAGTATAGCTTCAACTGTACGGacagaagaaaataaaatatcaagtgTAGCAATTCCAGGAGTTAAactcaaaacatttaaatctgGAGTAGGGAAATACATCAATCCTTCAGCTTTACAAAAaaacaa gattgaaaatgatgaattgcctaacaaaaaaaagaaagttgtTGGTTATGATTTTCATGGATTTAATAATTGGTGA
- the LOC114123198 gene encoding sphingosine kinase 1-like isoform X2, whose protein sequence is MDGNGLTASPILEETFYALSRKQYSYKVSLTNEGLHLTKNSDDGTEKTNLIHIRDIIGCKCMRNSGKSGHCACRPVKGGTGKTTRDTTTEMDECQVRVPYVEAGDCSAYLCVYAFVLKNVGAKNEKRDKMTVTLRFRNFNSYDENSRVATKWKLAIKSLLRTRCEDGTIVAPSDDHYLGNHLLVIVNPKSGVGKSREIFQRKIVPILNMADVDYDLHITCMQNDARNLMRTSNIYKWGRGVVVLGGDGLMFEVINGLMERSDWQRAFEYLTLAVIPGGSGNGMAKSISFETKEPYNPDPILASALNIVGGNRCPMDLVRVETLTQVVYSFLSIGWGFIADIDIESERLRMIGSPRFTIWSIARLIGLRSYPARLSYSKIDNLETETRMNNYTRGTSGDFQEVTDDEPVSIEFGMDPLQEDFEIQRERIESFSSIISKRTAFMSVNEAPSFSSIPDVIEGSEVWVRGPMSKLPPLSDPVPSDWVVVEDEFVMIHASYLSHISEDVILAPKSKLNDGVIWLLVIKNGISRTTFLQVFLPLYSLQQRGTGTNTKVFVGPIVWKSLGRTQR, encoded by the exons ATGGATGGAAACGGACTCACTGCCTCGCCGATACTTGAGGAAACATTTTATGCACTGTCTAGAAAGCAGTACTCGTATAAGGTGTCCCTAACGAACGAAGGCTTACACCTGACCAAGAATAGTGATGATGGAACTGAGAAAACCAATCTAATACACATCCGTGATATAATTGGCTGTAAGTGTATGCGAAATAGTGGCAAGTCAGGTCACTGTGCCTGTCGACCAGTAAAAGGGGGCACAGGAAAAACCACTAGAGATACCACAACAGAAATGGATGAATGTCAGGTGCGAGTACCGTATGTAGAGGCGGGCGATTGCAGTGCGTACCTATGTGTGTATGCATTTGTACTGAAGAATGTTGGGGCTAAGAATGAGAAGCGTGACAAGATGACTGTCACATTGAGGTTCAGAAACTTTAACAGCTACGACGAGAATAGCCGGGTGGCAACCAAGTGGAAGTTGGCCATCAAATCACTATTGCGGACTAGATGTGAGGATGGTACTATTGTTGCACCATCAGATGATCATTACCTAG gTAATCATTTATTAGTGATTGTGAACCCAAAAAGTGGTGTTGGAAAATCACGTGAAATATTTCAACgtaaaatagtacctattttaaatatggctGATGTTGACTACGATTTGCATATTACATGCATGCAAAATGATgctag GAATTTGATGAGAACGAGTAACATCTATAAATGGGGCCGTGGTGTGGTGGTGCTCGGTGGTGACGGACTCATGTTCGAAGTGATTAACGGCCTTATGGAACGGTCAGACTGGCAGAGGGCTTTCGAATACCTAACCCTGGCCGTCATACCCGGTGGTTCCGGCAACGGAATGGCCAAGTCAATAAGTTTCGAGACCAA GGAACCCTACAATCCGGATCCTATTCTCGCATCAGCGCTAAACATTGTCGGCGGTAACAGGTGTCCAATGGATCTGGTTAGAGTCGAGACTCTTACACAAGTCGTATACTCTTTTCTGTCCATCGGTTGGGGTTTTATTGCAGACATTGATATAGAAAGCGAGAGGCTTAGGATGATAGGTAGCCCTAGGTTTACTATATGGAGTATTGCTAGACTTATTG gtctAAGGAGTTATCCTGCCCGGTTGTCGTATTCCAAAATTGACAATCTGGAAACTGAGACCAGAATGAACAATTACACAAGAGGCACGTCAGGTGATTTCCAAGAGGTCACTGATGACGAACCAGTATCGATCGAATTTGGAATGGATCCG TTGCAGGAAGACTTTGAAATACAACGTGAACGGATCGAGAGTTTTTCGTCAATAATATCCAAGCGCACGGCGTTCATGTCTGTTAACGAAGCGCCGAGTTTTTCGTCTATACCAGACGTGATCGAGGGATCCGAAGTCTGGGTGCGTGGACCTATGTCTAAACTTCCTCCGCTTTCTGATCCGGTTCCGTCGGACTGGGTAGTCGTTGAAG atGAGTTCGTGATGATACATGCTTCATATCTATCACACATAAGCGAAGACGTAATCCTAGCACCCAAATCAAAATTGAATGACGGCGTGATCTGGctgttagttattaaaaatggaaTATCCAGAACAACTTTTCTACAA
- the LOC114123220 gene encoding MICOS complex subunit Mic60-like produces MYKIPRLNTVGSLLTRQKAVNFETFGHQLRAINTSTNEVKPKSRFLFYVMGTVLTGVMGTAGIVVYSKTDPKFRELLTNNIPGADKFIKVCLFEDTEFIDQSKKIGGRIVCKVAQQVKSIKESIGIDQKQSVVEKTVDQIKSSINSFPSSVSNNEQSIPKEKQEPKQSKNQPQNESIKTNVVQTKPPAEKLQELPPAPLNSPPHQYTLEELETEIIKNSSLGISALKSATEAINDYYEKVYELIKSTTENIDPNLSFKLQILEDNKNKIYNNAYENASNHRKEILEKQKLLNNSKFEETSDKLAKTIHRTNEALEELKNASIKLENVEHKLGYINKYKSNISEAQASLIAEFESLFPGSDITQHKINVNNNDFDIFLLYALKKLNYYKDNLSKQEANLDRKINNAMNSDFLNVETINEMNSRLNSEIHQLDEQFKHQLNQFNISVDEDLKEQLKAHKKAHADLITKAVDFTKEEFENRVRQELSAIEKLERQKYQSQLNSLKSELQNVVNNLTKEVEKEKKLFANKSIWEASKFLKSSLGSSDNEQPINVKDQINAIKKLGASDSIVEEVVSAVPLKALENGVLSKGQLKENFNQVEKRVYETALIPDDSFSLPLMAFSYLASLFVVHHSHISPNEVNNEEFDPLELNTYEIVERARYCVDRDNILQALRYLNLLTGCSRVVAKEWIKEATVFLETIKLLIYYCLTLQTNLIHL; encoded by the exons atgtataaaatacctCGATTAAATACC GTCGGATCACTTTTGACTAGACAGAAGGCTgtaaattttgaaacttttggCCATCAACTACGTGCTATCAACACATCAACCAATGAAGTCAAACCCAA ATctcgatttttgttttatgtaatgGGCACTGTACTTACTGGTGTTATGGGCACAGCAGGAATAGTTGTCTATTCAAAAACTGATCCTAAATTTAGAGAGCttctaacaaataatataccagGCGctgacaaatttattaaagtctGTTTGTTTGAAGATACAGAATTTATAGATCAAAGCAAAAAGATAGGAGGCCGTATAGTTTGTAAAGTTGCACAGCAAGTTAAGTCAATAAAAGAAAG tattGGCATTGATCAAAAACAAAGTGTTGTGGAAAAAACTGTAGACCaaa ttAAATCAAGTATCAATAGTTTTCCATCATCTGTTTCAAATAATGAACAAAGCATACCAAAAGAAAAACAAG aacccAAGCAATCTAAAAACCAACCACAGAATGAATCCATCAAAACTAATGTTGTACAGACTAAACCACCTgcag AAAAACTTCAAGAACTTCCACCAGCACCACTTAATTCACCGCCTCACCAATATACGTTAGAAGAACTGGAAActgaaattatcaaaaattcttCTCTAGGTATTAGCGCTTTAAAAAGTGCGACTGAAGcaataaatg attattatgaaaaagttTATGAACTCATCAAGAGTACTACAGAAAACATAGATCCAAACTTAAGTTTTAAGCTACAAATCCttgaagataataaaaataagatttataacAATGCATATGAAAATGCAAGTAATCACAG GAaagaaatattagaaaaacaaaaacttttaaacaatTCTAAATTTGAGGAAACTTCTGATAAATTAGCTAAGACTATACACAGAACTAATGAAGCATTAGAAGAACTAAAAAATGCCAgtataaaattggaaaatgTAGAACATAAATTgggttacataaataaatataagtccAACATCAGTGAAGCACAAGCAAgcttaatt gCTGAATTCGAATCATTATTTCCAGGTTCAGATATAACTCAACACAAAATTAAcgtaaacaataatgattttgatatatttcttctgtatgcattaaaaaaactaaactattataaagaCAATCTTTCCAAACAAgaa GCAAATTTAGAccgtaaaataaacaatgcgATGAATTCAGATTTTTTGAATGTTGAAACTATTAATGAGATGAACTCACGTTTAAATTCAGAAATACATCAATTAgatgaacaatttaaacaccag ttaaatcaatttaacatCAGCGTTGATGAAGACTTAAAAGAACAATTGAAGGCACATAAGAAAGCTCATGCAGACCTTATAACCAAAGCTGTTGACTTCACCAAAGAAGAATTTGAAAACAGAGTACGCCAAGAACTATCAGCTATAGAAAAACTAGAACGTCAAAAGTACCAATCACAGTTGAATTCTTTGAAATCTGAACTtcaaaatgttgttaataatttaacca aagaagttgaaaaagaaaaaaagctgTTTGCCAATAAGTCAATTTGGGAAGCAAgcaaatttttgaaatcttCTCTTGGTAGTTCAGACAACGAGCAACCAATCAATGTAAAAGATCAAATAAATGCTATCAAAAAATTAGGAG cttCAGATTCAATTGTAGAAGAAGTAGTGAGCGCTGTTCCGCTCAAAGCTCTTGAAAATGGTGTTTTATCTAAAGgccaattaaaagaaaattttaaccaAGTAGAAAAAAGAGTATACGAAACTGCTCTTATTCCTGATGATAGTTTCAGCTTACCTTTAATGGCATTCAGTTATTTGGCTAGTCTCTTTGTTGTCCATCATTCACATATTTCGCCTAATGAAGTGAACAATGAAGAATTTGATCCTTTAGAATTAAACACTTATGAAATTGTTGAAAGAGCGAG GTACTGTGTTGATAGggacaatattttacaagcaTTGCGGTATTTAAACTTGCTAACAGGATGCTCACGAGTTGTTGCCAAAGAATGGATAAAAGAAGCCACAGTTTTTTTGGAAACAATCAAGCTGTTGATCTACTATTGTCTTACACTACAAACAAATCTTATTCATCTGTAA
- the LOC114123198 gene encoding sphingosine kinase 2-like isoform X3: MDGNGLTASPILEETFYALSRKQYSYKVSLTNEGLHLTKNSDDGTEKTNLIHIRDIIGCKCMRNSGKSGHCACRPVKGGTGKTTRDTTTEMDECQVRVPYVEAGDCSAYLCVYAFVLKNVGAKNEKRDKMTVTLRFRNFNSYDENSRVATKWKLAIKSLLRTRCEDGTIVAPSDDHYLGNHLLVIVNPKSGVGKSREIFQRKIVPILNMADVDYDLHITCMQNDARNLMRTSNIYKWGRGVVVLGGDGLMFEVINGLMERSDWQRAFEYLTLAVIPGGSGNGMAKSISFETKEPYNPDPILASALNIVGGNRCPMDLVRVETLTQVVYSFLSIGWGFIADIDIESERLRMIGSPRFTIWSIARLIGLRSYPARLSYSKIDNLETETRMNNYTRGTSGDFQEVTDDEPVSIEFGMDPLQEDFEIQRERIESFSSIISKRTAFMSVNEAPSFSSIPDVIEGSEVWVRGPMSKLPPLSDPVPSDWVVVEDEFVMIHASYLSHISEDVILAPKSKLNDGVIWLLVIKNGISRTTFLQSPTTRYGHKYESFCWAYRLEITWPYPTLK; encoded by the exons ATGGATGGAAACGGACTCACTGCCTCGCCGATACTTGAGGAAACATTTTATGCACTGTCTAGAAAGCAGTACTCGTATAAGGTGTCCCTAACGAACGAAGGCTTACACCTGACCAAGAATAGTGATGATGGAACTGAGAAAACCAATCTAATACACATCCGTGATATAATTGGCTGTAAGTGTATGCGAAATAGTGGCAAGTCAGGTCACTGTGCCTGTCGACCAGTAAAAGGGGGCACAGGAAAAACCACTAGAGATACCACAACAGAAATGGATGAATGTCAGGTGCGAGTACCGTATGTAGAGGCGGGCGATTGCAGTGCGTACCTATGTGTGTATGCATTTGTACTGAAGAATGTTGGGGCTAAGAATGAGAAGCGTGACAAGATGACTGTCACATTGAGGTTCAGAAACTTTAACAGCTACGACGAGAATAGCCGGGTGGCAACCAAGTGGAAGTTGGCCATCAAATCACTATTGCGGACTAGATGTGAGGATGGTACTATTGTTGCACCATCAGATGATCATTACCTAG gTAATCATTTATTAGTGATTGTGAACCCAAAAAGTGGTGTTGGAAAATCACGTGAAATATTTCAACgtaaaatagtacctattttaaatatggctGATGTTGACTACGATTTGCATATTACATGCATGCAAAATGATgctag GAATTTGATGAGAACGAGTAACATCTATAAATGGGGCCGTGGTGTGGTGGTGCTCGGTGGTGACGGACTCATGTTCGAAGTGATTAACGGCCTTATGGAACGGTCAGACTGGCAGAGGGCTTTCGAATACCTAACCCTGGCCGTCATACCCGGTGGTTCCGGCAACGGAATGGCCAAGTCAATAAGTTTCGAGACCAA GGAACCCTACAATCCGGATCCTATTCTCGCATCAGCGCTAAACATTGTCGGCGGTAACAGGTGTCCAATGGATCTGGTTAGAGTCGAGACTCTTACACAAGTCGTATACTCTTTTCTGTCCATCGGTTGGGGTTTTATTGCAGACATTGATATAGAAAGCGAGAGGCTTAGGATGATAGGTAGCCCTAGGTTTACTATATGGAGTATTGCTAGACTTATTG gtctAAGGAGTTATCCTGCCCGGTTGTCGTATTCCAAAATTGACAATCTGGAAACTGAGACCAGAATGAACAATTACACAAGAGGCACGTCAGGTGATTTCCAAGAGGTCACTGATGACGAACCAGTATCGATCGAATTTGGAATGGATCCG TTGCAGGAAGACTTTGAAATACAACGTGAACGGATCGAGAGTTTTTCGTCAATAATATCCAAGCGCACGGCGTTCATGTCTGTTAACGAAGCGCCGAGTTTTTCGTCTATACCAGACGTGATCGAGGGATCCGAAGTCTGGGTGCGTGGACCTATGTCTAAACTTCCTCCGCTTTCTGATCCGGTTCCGTCGGACTGGGTAGTCGTTGAAG atGAGTTCGTGATGATACATGCTTCATATCTATCACACATAAGCGAAGACGTAATCCTAGCACCCAAATCAAAATTGAATGACGGCGTGATCTGGctgttagttattaaaaatggaaTATCCAGAACAACTTTTCTACAA